The DNA segment TCTAATTCCACCAACTGGTTTTAAAGTTAAAAATGCATAAAGAACGGTTTGTTCTTCATTTGGATATTTTCCAGTTTGTGGTTTTATATCTTTTTCAACCATTAAATCTAAATTCCAACAGCTATCATCAATATTAAAACCTATTCCTTGTTTACTTCTAACTTTTTCTTTTATATTATAATTTTCATAATATCTAACAGAATAATCTCTTGTTAATCTATATGATGTTGAATAACCATAAGATTCTAAATCATCTCTATTATTAAATTCTTTATTTTCTTCCGAACCTTGCATCATATTATAATTTGCAGTTAAAGAAAAATTTCCATATTTCAATGTATTACTAGCATTACTTTCAACTATTGTTTTATCTTGCATGTTATATATAACTTTTCCAGAAATTGAACCAAAGTCATGATTAAATTTTAAATAATTTTCATAATCCTGAGCTTTTGGTTCATCTAAACTATCATAGACTATTGATTGACTCATTTTATGATTAACAATTTGTTTTAAACTATCTTTACCATAAATAGATTGATTTAACTCTAAATCAATAGTTTTATTATCTTTAATTGTTGGAAAACTCGATAATTCACTAAACTTTAAATTATTATTTCTTTCTTCTTGATTTGATGGAGTATTAGTTTTTTCAACTGTAATTCCATATAAATCCCCATCTTTTTTAATATTTTCCGGAATATTATAACTTGCTTGCAAATTTACAGTATGAATATAATCAGTATATGGTCTTATTAAATCACTTCCTACAAAAAATGATGTTGTATTTTGTAAAAGCGTTCCATTTTCATATTTTAGATCATAAAGAGAGTTTGTATAATTATACTGTGATAAAATCGATTTATTTTCAGCTCCAATATACATATAGTCATCTAAAATATTTTTACTATAAGATATAGGCAAACTTATCTCATAAATATCTGCATTTAAGCCTTCTCTTCTAGTATAGTTATAATATTTTGTATCTAAAGAGTAAACCAATCCATCTAAAAATAACTCTTCATTATATTTGTGACCATGGATTTGTGGTAATTCTTGTAAAGTACTTCTATTTGATACTTGTTTATATTCTGGATTTTCAGAAGTACCTATATTAGTTGT comes from the Aliarcobacter cibarius genome and includes:
- a CDS encoding LPS-assembly protein LptD, encoding MRKIVASIIVTSALIYGAEINNEKYQLIAEKVDTKDNIITATGNVVIYSPTYYLSADKVIFHKDSENFELFDNVLIIKENNVQTQSNYAYVDLKNEIINQSPTFLMENSNSIWTNAKESRKNKEIVKLDGTIISSCDCIDPDWSVRTSSADYDTEKMWINAYNPRLYFKDVPVFYLPYWGFPTDTTRRTGLLLPLIGYSSGEGFYYSQPIFIAPADNYDIEVIPQIRTLRGSGVYTHLRYADSPDSIVKIKTGYFKEKQKYREEEGIENSEHYGANLDYERRKIFANQENHDDGIFASLKYLNDVEYITLEDADNDISSDKKVESKLNYFYNTPNYYGGVYGKYYKNLGTTNIGTSENPEYKQVSNRSTLQELPQIHGHKYNEELFLDGLVYSLDTKYYNYTRREGLNADIYEISLPISYSKNILDDYMYIGAENKSILSQYNYTNSLYDLKYENGTLLQNTTSFFVGSDLIRPYTDYIHTVNLQASYNIPENIKKDGDLYGITVEKTNTPSNQEERNNNLKFSELSSFPTIKDNKTIDLELNQSIYGKDSLKQIVNHKMSQSIVYDSLDEPKAQDYENYLKFNHDFGSISGKVIYNMQDKTIVESNASNTLKYGNFSLTANYNMMQGSEENKEFNNRDDLESYGYSTSYRLTRDYSVRYYENYNIKEKVRSKQGIGFNIDDSCWNLDLMVEKDIKPQTGKYPNEEQTVLYAFLTLKPVGGIRQKYKIDDNRNEFEQR